The stretch of DNA CCGTCTACGCCTCACGTCGTCGCTTTGTCACTGTCCGAACGCCGCAAACAGGGCCGAAGCTATATCTCGTTGCGAACCGACAGACGAGCGTATGTCCCTCCAACGCGGTCCCCGAGTGTTGCTCGCCGAGCCCAGCCCGTCGATGGGGGTAACTCGATGACGCTGTACGCTCTGGAGAACGTCGACGACGCCATCGACGCCACGCGGTCGTTCCTCTGGCCGTTCGACCTCGGCCGCTGGCTCAAGCTCGCGTTCGTGGTGTTCTTCCTCGGCGGCACCGGTGCGGTCAACCCCTTCCAGTTCGGCGGGGGGACGTCGTCGACTGAGAGCCCGGGTGAACCGGGGCAGCTGCCGAGCTACTCGGAGATCGTCAACGCGCTCACCCCGACCGAGTGGGCGATCGTCGGCGCGATCGTCGGCACCATACTGCTGCTCGGCCTGATATTGGGGTTCATCGGCGCGGTGATGGAGTTCGTGTTCGTCGAGTCGCTGCGCCGCGAGCGCGTCTCGATCCGGGAGTACTGGGGCGCCCGCTGGCGGCAGGGCGTCCGGCTGTTCGGCTTCCGGCTGGTCGTCGGGCTGCTCTCGCTTGCGGTCGCCGGCGGCGCGATCGTCGCTGCGCTCTGGCCGCTGTTCGCCGGTGGGCAGTTCTCCGTCGCCGTGCTCCTGCTCGCGATCGGGGTCGCGCTCGTCGTCGCGATGATCAGCGGGCTGCTCACCGGCTTCACGACGCAGTTCGTCGTCCCGGTGATGGTGGCGGAGGACCGGACGGTCCTCGGCGCCTGGAAGCGGTTCTGGCCCACGATGACCGGCCAGTGGAAGGAGTACCTCGCCTACGCCGTCCTCCGGATCGTGCTCTCGATCGCGGTCAGCATCCTCGTCGGCGTCGTCACCGCCATCGGCCTGGTGGTGCTCGCGATCCCGTTGGTGATGGTCGGGATCGCCGGTGGCGTGCTGCTCTCGGTGTCCGATATCGTCGGTGGCGCGGTGCTCCTCGTCGTCGTGGCGCTGTTCTTCGTCGCGGTGATCGCCATCTCGCTGGTGATCGCCGTCCCCGTCCAGACGTACCTGCGCTACTACGCGCTGCTCGTGCTGGGTGACACCGAGGAGGCGTTCGATCTCGTTGCGGAGCGGCGCCGCGCGATCCGGGAGTAGCCCGGAATCGTGGCGGCAACGGTAAGGGCGATGCCTGT from Halolamina sediminis encodes:
- a CDS encoding DUF7544 domain-containing protein, coding for MTLYALENVDDAIDATRSFLWPFDLGRWLKLAFVVFFLGGTGAVNPFQFGGGTSSTESPGEPGQLPSYSEIVNALTPTEWAIVGAIVGTILLLGLILGFIGAVMEFVFVESLRRERVSIREYWGARWRQGVRLFGFRLVVGLLSLAVAGGAIVAALWPLFAGGQFSVAVLLLAIGVALVVAMISGLLTGFTTQFVVPVMVAEDRTVLGAWKRFWPTMTGQWKEYLAYAVLRIVLSIAVSILVGVVTAIGLVVLAIPLVMVGIAGGVLLSVSDIVGGAVLLVVVALFFVAVIAISLVIAVPVQTYLRYYALLVLGDTEEAFDLVAERRRAIRE